DNA from Asterias amurensis chromosome 7, ASM3211899v1:
GTTCCATATCTTGAATAGATCGGATTGTTATGGTGTACACAGCTTCCCTGTCAGTTTTGGGCTGTTTAAGACCTTTGGGAGTCAAGAAGATAACAATAAGAAACTGAATTCTGTTACTAGGTTTAGAATGGTTTGAATGTCGACTGTTATTCAGAATCAGGGCAGTGGCGTTCTGAAAGCCTTTATTATCTTATTAATGTATTCAACATCTGTATACAGTGGGCCATCTTTGATTTCAAGTTTTGACTTGCATTGGACCACACCTCTGGTTGCTTCTAGTTCGATTGtgtcaattaaaataaaacaaaattgtgtcaaAGTGCACTGAGTTCATTACACAACAATAGCTTGAAGTTCTGTACCATATTTAGTATCTACTTCCAACATTGGTCCAGGCTGTATGGTAATCTCTCGCTGTTCACCGACACAAACGTCTTTCAGGCCCTCGTACAATCCTGGTAGTTTATGATCCCCACCAACTTCGATCATCAAAGATCTTTTTCTTGATTTACTTGGGGGATAAAAATGAAACAAGTTTGGTTAAGAAACTAATTTTAACAATCATGATAAATAAGTGTGATCTTGTTCAAGGTGATTGTTTATTTGTGAACACTTGTTGCCACTTGCAACATGCTTGCAACGACCCAGCACTTTAAACTTTCATCTTTCAAGTGTTGCTTGTCAACAAATCTGCCCCTTTAACATTATGGTGCGTGATCATACAGTAGAAAAGAAAGTATATGATGTATTTTAAGTTAACCATTGCACTAAAAAATGGAGGTAATTATaaaattcaaagtttcaaactttgtgttcaaaagaaaacaactaTATATGACAGTCAGATCACAGAAATAATAGCCCGAACAATTAAATACTTACGTGGAATCAAATCTTTCAAGAATAGTTCCGTCATCTTTCATTTGTTGTGCGAAGAATTCAACTTCCAACCAGTTTCCTTTTACTGCAATTCTTTTACATTCACCGAGTGTGGCCAATCTTTTGACGGTAACACCCTCCGCGAATTCTGGCATGTTCACTTCGAATGGCAGCGCCGTCTCCTCGCTCTGGACCACGGCATCGTCAGACTCCTCCGCTGATGATACCGaagcaataaacagacacaAGAGCACCGCACAATTAACAACGAAAATACACCGTCCCTTCATTTTGAGTTTGGATTCAGTGCAATTTAATATTTGTCAGAAATGTAGACGAAGGGAAAATAATTACAAGAGTTGTTCAATTCTTACAACGGCGACCAAAAAGCTAGGACAACCTTTATGAGCACACCTACTACTTCTAGCTAGTCTAGTCAGCAACGTGTCACTATGTTATTATAAACAAcaatactattttttatttaatctaACGGATAGTTCGTGATTTTAACAATTTGAGTTAAATGTGTAGTTTTTCAGCAAATAAAAGATTGACTTGACGTTATTTAACTGTTATAACTAAATCTGTGTCTTTTCGAGTCGCTTTTAATTGTGtctaattaaattaatttattgcaCCAAGTACaccaaattaattaaaaactttaCACAAAATGCATAGTCTGGTGTAAAATGTAACTGTGAATATAGTATTCAACAGTACAGAGATAAAAAGGGTTGAAGAGTAGCCACTGTTGATTATTAAAGGAGGGTGAACTTTAATTGTAATGATTCCAAAGTAGATCCCTAGAAAATATTgaatatacaaaattatttaaacgaaacatttaaaaagtaataagtaaaatgttaattttcaaaattgtacaaaacaagAGTAGAATGACAAATTATAATTTACATTGAAAAAGTGGTTAGAAAAATACCCCTCAAAATTAAATGGAATGAATCAAATACACCAACTACAGGTTAAAATGGGGTTTCGATTTAGCGCTAAGTGCACGTTGTAAATAACTACGTTGCTGACTTGGCCGATTGCGGATGTAAAAAGTGCCCGATTTTGGGACTAAATGTTTGCTGTTTATGGTTAAAAGCTACGAGGGAAAATAATGCCTGAAATGGAAGGAGTGCTGTTCAAGTGGACAAATTATTTGGCTGGTTAGTATTATGGTGTTATGTATCAAAAACGGCTTCAAAATGGAATCAATAACGGGAATGTAATGTTGATTGAATGAACGAATCATCGAATGACATTGACTGACGGACTGACTGACACTCGACCTCCTCAACTCACGtcgtcaaccccccccccccggccatCCCCGCTCAACTAAAATTGTAACTCATTGTCAAACACGCCACCACGTGGTCCAGTGGGTTACTTAAATCATAGTGCAGGACTtgaatcacaaggttgtgggttttgaatctaactgctgatttcacactacaaaaattgACATCTCCTTTTGTCTGAATCATGGACATGGTCCTTATGTATGGAGGTAAACATGGTAAAGAACACATGTTCAACCTATGTTTGCATGAGAGAGTTTGGGAGAGGGCTGGCTGGCAAACTTGGTGTTTTCCCCTTGTGTGGGAGGTTGCCGAGTTcctttttggatttttggaggGGAAAGTCATGACTGTTGTTTATAAACTGATTTACTTAAGTGCATTCTGAAAGCTTCTTCCATCCTAAAATGCGCAGTTCCTATTATAAATaaggaattattattattgtttacaaacaaactaacaaacaaatgtCAAAAGGTAGACCCAGCAGTAACTGCAGCGCCTTATAACTCCCCCTTTTCAATAGTTGAACGTCTCTGAAATTTAACTTGTTattgaatgttttctttttgtgcGTGCCTCAAAGAGGGTGTTGTACAATTTGCCAGCTTAATTAGTAAAAATTAACCCATATATAGGCAATATATCCGCTATCTGCATTTTATAGTCAATTTTTTTGTCTTGCAGGCTGGCAGCTAAGATGGTTTGTTCTCGATAAAGGCATCCTG
Protein-coding regions in this window:
- the LOC139939960 gene encoding uncharacterized protein isoform X2, whose protein sequence is MKGRCIFVVNCAVLLCLFIASVSSAEESDDAVVQSEETALPFEVNMPEFAEGVTVKRLATLGECKRIAVKGNWLEVEFFAQQMKDDGTILERFDSTKSRKRSLMIEVGGDHKLPGLYEGLKDVCVGEQREITIQPGPMLEVDTKYGLKQPKTDREAVYTITIRSIQDMEPTNIFNMMDADKDDQLTKDEVRGFFINQGYAEEDKADDMLDKMFEAQDMDTDDVITFDEFRGPKHFHDEF
- the LOC139939960 gene encoding peptidyl-prolyl cis-trans isomerase FKBP14-like isoform X1 translates to MKGRCIFVVNCAVLLCLFIASVSSAEESDDAVVQSEETALPFEVNMPEFAEGVTVKRLATLGECKRIAVKGNWLEVEFFAQQMKDDGTILERFDSTKSRKRSLMIEVGGDHKLPGLYEGLKDVCVGEQREITIQPGPMLEVDTKYGLKQPKTDREAVYTITIRSIQDMEPTNIFNMMDADKDDQLTKDEIRSFLSKTAVGKMADAVEIEKVVQDILQDHDKNMDNILAKHEYPQYAYRHSEL